The genomic window GGATTTGAGCCCGTGCTTGAAGATCTGCACGTGGCCGGGGCAGTTCATGGGCTTGAGGGCGAACCAGCGCTTGTCCTCGGCCTCCTCGCCGGCGGATTGGGCCGCGAACATGTTCTCGCGGTACCAGCCCCAGTGGCCGGAGGTCTCCCACAGCGACTTGTCGAGGATCTGCGGTGCGTTCACCTCGGCGTAGTCGCCCTTCAGGCGGCGGCGCATGTAGGCGATCAGCGCCTGGAAGATCGTCCAGCCCTTGGCGTGCCAGAACACGACGCCCGGCCCCTCCTCCTGGAAGTGGAAGAGGTCCATCTCCTTGCCCAGGCGACGGTGGTCGCGGCGTTCGGCCTCCTCCAGCCGGTGGAGGTAGGCATCGAGATCGCCTTGAGAGGCCCAGGCGGTGCCGTAGATGCGCGTCAGCATCGGATTGCCGGCGTCCCCCCGCCAATAGGCGCCCGCGACCTTCATCAGCTTGAAGGCGGTGCCGACCTTGCCCGTCGAGGTCATGTGCGGGCCGCGGCAGAGGTCGAACCACGCGCCCTGGCGGTAGATCTTCAGATCCTCGCCCGGCGGAATCGCATCGACCAGCTCGACCTTGTAGCTCTCGCCCCGGTCGGCAAAGAGCGTCTTCACGTCGTCGCGCTTCCAGACCTCCTTCGTGAACGGAGCATCGCGCGAAACGATCTCGCGCATCTTCGCCTCGATCTTCGGGAAGTCCTCGGGCGTGAACGGCTCGGCTCGCGCGAAGTCGTAGTAGAAGCCGTTCTCGATGACGGGTCCGATCGTCACCTGCGTGCCGGGCCAGAGCGCCTGCACGGCTTCCGCCAGCACGTGGGCGCAGTCGTGGCGGATCAGTTCGAGCGCCCGTGGGTCGTCGCGGGAAATGAACTCGATCGCGGCGTCGCGCTCGATCGCGGCGTCGAGGTCGCGCACCGTGCCGTCCAGCGCCATGGCGACCGTGCGCTTGGCCAGCGACTTGGCGATGCCCTCCACCACGGTCCGACCGGTCACCGCGGCGTCGTAGGCGCGGGTGTTGCCGTCGGGGAAAGTCAGGATGGGCATGATGGGACCGTGTTTGTGCGACGTGCGACCCTACTCGAGGGGTCGGCGGGTTTTCGGGAGGCGGGGGGGTTAAGTCAATGCACGATCCCGGCGGTCTTGGTGCCGCCGAGATCGATCCCGATCCGCAATCGCCCGGAGGCCGACGGCGCCTACTGCGCCGCGACGGCTTTCGGGGCGGTGGTGGTCGTGGAGTTTTCGCCGGGGCCCTCCGGCGCCTCGTCCGAGATCTCGGTGCCGATCGAGACCGGATGCGCCATCACCTGGGCGAGCTTCTTCCTGTCGAGCTCGCCCTCCCAGCGGGAGACCACCACGGTGGCGACGCCGTTGCCGATCAGGTTGGTCAGCGCGCGGCACTCCGACATGAACTTGTCGACGCCGAGCACCAGGGTCATCGCCGCCACCGGGACGGGATTGCCGGGGATCGCGGCGAGCGTCGCGGCCAGCGTGATGAAGCCCGCGCCGGTCACGCCCGAGGCGCCCTTCGAGGTCAGCATGGCGACGAGGAAGATCGTCGCGTACTGCCCGACCGAGAGGTCGGCACCCACCGCCTGCGCCAGGAACAGGGTGGTGAGCGTCATGTAGATGTTGGTGCCGTCGAGGTTGAACGAGTAGCCGGTCGGGATCACGAGGCCGACGACCGAATCCGAGGCGCCGAGGCGCTTCATCTTGGTCATCATGTGCGGCAGCACGGTCTCCGAGGAGGAGGTGCCGAGCACGATCAGGAGCTCGTCCTTGATGTAGGCCAGGAACTTGAAGATCGAGAAGCCGGCCATCGCCGCGATGCCGCCGAGCACCACGAAGATGAAGAGCAGCGAGGTGGTGTAGAACGTGCCGACGAGCCAGGCGAGGTCGATGACCTTGCCGATGCCGTACTGGCCGACCGTGAAGGCCATCGCGCCGAAGGCGCCGATCGGGGCGAGCTTCACCACGAGGCCGATGATGCGGAAGAACACCTGCCCCGCCGCGTCGATGCCGTGGGTGATGCCGGCGCCCTTCTCGCCCATCCCGGTGAGGACGACGCCGGTCAGCACCGCGATCAGCAGCACCTGGAGCAGGTCGCCGGTGGCGAAGGCGTCGAAGAAGCTCTTGGGGATGATGCCGAGGATGTGGGCGACGGTCGAATCCGCCGCCGCCTTGCTGGCGTAGCCTTCCACCGCCTTGGCGTCGAGCTTCGACACGTCGGCGCCGAAGCCGGCGCCGGGCTGGATGATCTCGCCCACCAGGATGCCGACGAGCAGGGCGACCGAGGAGACCACCTCGAAGTAGATCAGCGCCTTCAGGCCGACGCGGCCGACCTTCTTCAGATCGCCGATCGAGGCGATGCCGTGCACGATGGTGCAGAAGATGATCGGCGCGATCAGCATCTTGATCAGCGCGATGAAGCCGTCGCCGAGCCACTTCAGCGACTTGCCCCATTCGGGGTGATACCAGCCGAGCAGGACGCCGAGCACGATGGCGATCAGAACCTGGATGTAGAGCACCCGGTACCAGGGCACGGGCGCGCCGTGCGCGCCCGTATCATGCGTCGCGGAATGGGCCATGTTTCCTCACCGATACCGTATCGCGCGGCCTCGCCCGGGCGGCTTTGCGCGGACGCTATTCCCTTTGATCCCGGTGCTCAATCGCACCCCGGTAAACGGGGCGGCCTTTGTAACAAGAGAGTCTTTCGACCTGCGGGGCGTTTTGCGGGGCGTTCGACGCGGCCGGTCGAGGCAGCCTTCGGGCCGACGGGCAAGGAAGCGGCGCGCGCGAAGTCTCCGGTGGCGAGAGACCGCAGGCGGTGCCGTTCCGCCGCGCTCGACGGCGGCCGCGGCCTTGCCCCCGGTCCCGCGACGAAGCCGCTTCCCCTCGAACGGCGAGCGCTCTAGAAGCGCTCCATGTTCGGCCCGATCCTCTCTCCGTCGCGAATTACGGGCCCGGCCTCCGTGTAGGCGCCGCGTGCCGCGGCCGCGCCGGATGCCGGGTGAAGCCCCTTCCGCCCGTTCCCCTTCGACCGTCCCCGCGACGAGAGCCTCTGCCGAACCCGCCATGAGCGACCAGAACGATGCGGTCCCCGCGGCCGCCCGCGACTATTCGCGGACCCTGTTCCTGCCCAGGACCGACTTCCCCATGCGCGCGGGTCTGCCGACCCGCGAGCCGCTGCTGCTCGAGCGCTGGAAGAGCATCGGCCTGTACGAAAAGATCCGCGCCGCCGCGAAGGGCCGCCCGCGCTTCGTGCTGCATGACGGGCCGCCCTACGCCAACGGCAACCTCCATATCGGCCACGCCCTCAACAAGATCCTCAAGGACGTGGTGGTGCGCTCGCAAGGGGCGCTCGGCCGCGACGCGGACTACGTGCCGGGCTGGGACTGCCACGGCCTGCCGATCGAGTGGAAGATCGAGGAGCAGTACCGCGCCAAGGGCAAGAGCAAGGACGAGGTGCCGGTGCTGGAGTTCCGCCGGCAATGCCGGGCCTTCGCGGCGGAGTGGCTGAACATCCAGCGCGAGGAGTTCAAGCGGCTCGGCGTCACCGGCGACTGGGACCGCCCCTACGCGACCATGGCCTACCCGGCCGAGGCGCGCATCGCCGCGGAACTGATGAAGTTCGCGGAAAGCGGCCAGCTCTATCGCGGCTCGAAGCCGGTGATGTGGTCGGTGGTGGAGAAGACCGCGCTCGCCGAGGCCGAGGTCGAGTACGAGGAGCATGTCAGCGACACGGTGTTCGTGGCGTTCCCGATCCGCGACGGCGCTCCGGCCGATCTGGCCGGCGCCCGCGTCGTGATCTGGACGACGACGCCCTGGACCCTGCCGGCCAACCGCGCCGTCGCCTACTCCAAGCGGGTCGCCTACGGGCTCTACCGCGTCACGGCGGCGGCCGAGGACAACTGGGCCAGGGTCGGCGACGCCTACCTGCTCGCCGACGCGCTGGCGGACGGTGTGTTCAAGGCCGCTCGGGTCGAGGCGTTCGAGCGCGTCGCCGACGTGCCGGCCGCGAGCCTTGCCGGGCTCACCCTGTCGCATCCGCTGGCGGGCTTCGATCCCGGCTACGGCTTCCCGGTGCCGATGTTGGAGGGCGAGCACGTCACCGACGAGGCCGGCACCGGCTTCGTCCACACGGCGCCGAGCCACGGCCGCGAGGATTTCGAGGTCTGGATGGCCAGCGGCCGGCGGCTCACGCAAGCCGGCATCGACACTCGCATCCCCTACACCGTCGATGCCGACGGGGCGCTGACCGAGGAGGCGTTCGGCTTCACCGGCCGGCGCGTCTTCACCGAGAAGGGCGAGAAGGGCGACGCCAACAAGGCGGTGATCGCCGCCCTGACCGAGGCCGGGGCGCTCGTCGCCCGCGGGGTGCTGCGCCACCAGTACCCGCATTCCTGGCGCTCGAAGAAGCCGGTGCTGTTCCGCAACACGCCGCAATGGTTCATCGCCATGGACCGTCCGGTGGAGGCGCTCGGCAACCGCACCCTTCGCGAGACCGCGCTGCACGCCATCGAGGAGACGCAGTGGGTTCCGCCGCAGGGAAAAAACCGCATCAACGGCATGGTCGCGGGTCGGCCCGATTGGGTGGTCTCGCGCCAGCGCGCCTGGGGCGTGCCGATCACGGTCTTCGTCGAGCGCGAGACCGGCGCGGTGCTGCGCGACGAGGCGGTGAACGCGCGCATCGCGCAGGCCTTCGCGCAAGAGGGCGCCGATGCGTGGTTCGCCGACGGCGCCGCCGAGCGCTTCCTGGCCCCGGAGCACGACCCGGCCAAGTACGAAAAGGTGACCGACGTCCTCGACGTCTGGTTCGATTCCGGCTCGACCCACGCCTTCGTGCTGGACGACCCGCAGGCGTTTCCGGGACTCGCCGGCATCCGCCGCGCGGTCGATGGCGGCCCCGATCAGGTGATGTATCTCGAAGGCTCCGACCAGCACCGCGGCTGGTTCCAGTCCTCGCTGCTCGAATCCTGCGGCACCAAGGGCCGTGCGCCCTACGACGTGGTGCTCACCCACGGCTTCGTCCTCGACGCCCGGGGCGAGAAGATGTCGAAATCGCGCGGCAACGTCGTCGCGCCGCAGAACGTCATCAAGGAATCGGGCGCCGACATTTTGCGCCTTTGGGTCGCTGCCGCCGATTACTCCGACGATCTGCGCATCGGGCCGGAGATCGTGAAGACCTTCGCCGAGACCTACCGCAAGCTGCGCAACTCGCTTCGCTGGATGCTCGGCTCGCTCGCCCACCGGGTGCCCGGCGACGACGTGCCGTTCGCGCAGATGCCGGAACTGGAGCGCTTCATCCTGCATCGCCTCGCCCAACTCGACGGCGAGATCCGCGAAGCCTACGCGGCCTACGACACCAAGCGGATCGTGGCGCTGCTCAACGGCTTCATGACCGGCGACCTCTCGGCCTTCTACTTCGACGTGCGCAAGGACGCGCTCTACTGCGACCCGATCTCCTCGGCGACGCGCCGCGCCGCGCTTCAGGTCATCGACGAGGCCTTCCGCCGGGTGACGATCTGGCTCGCGCCCGTGCTCGCCTTCACGGCGGAGGAGGCGTGGCTCGACCGCTACCCGTCGCAGGACGGCTCGGTGCATCTCCAGACCCTGCCGGACACCCCCGCGGAATGGCGCGACGACGCGCTCGCCGCCCGCTGGCAGAAGGTGCGCAAGGTCCGCCGCGTCGTCACCGGGGCGCTCGAGATCGAGCGCGCGGCCAAGCGCATCGGCGCCGGCCTGGAGGCGGCCCCGACCGTCTATGTCGCCGATCCCGACCTGCTCGGGGCGCTCGACGGCGTCGATTTCGCGGACGTGTGCATCACCTCGGCGATCACCGTGCGCGCGGGCGAGGGCCCGGCCGGGGCCTTTCGCCTCGACGAGGTGAAGGGCGTGGCCGTGGTGCCGGAGCGGGCCGAGGGCACCAAATGCGCCCGCTCCTGGCGGGTGACGCCGGCGGTCGGCAGCGATCCCGACTATCCCGAGGTGACCCCGCGGGACGCGCGGGCCCTGCGGGAGTGGGACGCGGCGCATCCGGGCGCGGGGGCGGTGTGACCCCCTTCCGCTCCGGCCTCGCCGCCCTGCTCGCCACGCTGGTCCTCGACCAAGCCTCCAAGCTCTGGCTCCATCTCGGCACCGATCTCGTGATGACCCAGCCCTGGCGGCTGGGGCCGTTCGCCGACTTCGTCGTGGTCTGGAATCGGGGCGTGTCCTACGGTCTGTTCCAGCAGGAGGGCGGGCTCGGGCGCTGGCTGCTGGTCGCGCTGTCGCTGGCCGCCGCCGTCGGCCTGTCGGCGTGGATGCTCCGGGCCGGCTCGCGGTTCCTGGCGGTGGCCCTCGGCCTCATCGTCGGCGGCGCGCTCGGCAACGCCATCGACCGGGCAGCCTACGGCGCGGTGTTCGATTTCGTCCACCTCCATGCCGGAGCGTGGTCCTGGTACGTGTTCAACGTGGCCGATGCGGCCATCGTCGCGGGTGTGATCGGCCTCCTGCTCGACAGCCTGCGCCCGAGTCCGAGTCCGGTTGCGCGCGCACCGCGGGCGGACGTTTCCGAGGGGCGGGATCGCCCCCGGTCTTGAGGCGCGGGGCGGCGGCCCCGCGTCGAGGCGCCATACCTTCGCCCGAAACCCGGCTCACCTCGGTTTCGGAGGGCCCGGCACAACGATTCTCGAGCGATCGTCATCCGGCCGACTCCCGGCAAAACGGGGGCGGGGCCGGCCCGAAGCCACGACCGGCGAAAGGTCGTCGGGAACGAAAGCCCTGGGGAACACGGCATGAGTGGGCGGCGCAGCTTCTTTCGGACGCAAGGGTGGGTCCACCGTCTGGCCCTCGGAGCCGTGCTGCTGCCGGGCCTCGCCGGCGCGGCCCGCGCCGAGGGCGAGTTCATGCGCGACACGCTGAGCAATCTCGGACTGATCGAGCCGGACCGGCCGGCCATCACCTACCGCGAGCGGGCGCCCCTCGCGATGCCGCCCAAGGCCGGCCGCGGCGACGATCTCACGGCCGGGCTGCCCATGCCCCGCACCCGGCAGGCCGATCCGGCCTGGCCGAAGGATCCGGAGGTGATCCAGCGCGAGCGCGCCGCGGTCGACGCCAAGAAGCCGATCGTGCGCGGCGCCCAAGGGCGCATGAACGACAACAACGAGACCCTCTCGGTCTACGAGATGGATGCGGGCCGCCGCGCCGGTGCCGGCGCGCTCACCGGGCCGGCGAACGCCCCCGGCGAGGGCGACACCCGCGACTCGACCTGGCTCAACCCGTTCGAACTCCTGAAGGGCAAGGCCGAGAAGACCGAGCCGGCCCTGGTCGAGCCCGATCGCGATGCGCTCACCGATCCGCCCACCGGCTACCGCAAGGCGCCGATCAAGGTGGCCAAGCCGCAAGGCGGTCCGGTCGGCGGTCCGATCAGCGACAGGGACGAAGCCGATCCGCGTGCCTATATGAGGGCTTCGTCCGGGCGCTGAGACCGGCTTGTCCCGCGGTGAGGCCGGCCGTTCCCCGTGCGGCCGGCGAGGCCGCCGGAAATTCGGCCGGGCATTCGGACGAGCCGTGACCGTGCGGACACGCCGCGCGGTACGGGATTTGCCACCGGCATCCGATCTCGGAACAATGCCGGGACTTTTTGGGACGGAAAGCGCGGACGGGCGGAAGGGCCACCGCATAAGGACAGCAGGATGCACCTCTACCGGAAGGCCATCGCTCCCGTCGGACCGCAGCGAGGCCTCAATCACGCCGGCCGCGTGGACGCCGCCCCGTTCGGGCGCTCCGAGGCCGGTGGGCCGGAGGTCTCCGCCTTCGTGCTCGACAACGGGCTCGACGTGGTGGTGGTGCCCGATCACCGGGCGCCGGTCGCGACCCACATGATCTGGTACCGCAACGGCTCGGCCGACGATCCGATCGGCCGGTCCGGCATCGCCCACTTCCTCGAACACCTGATGTTCAAGGGCACGGAGCGGCACCCGGCCGGTGCCTTCTCCAAGGCGGTCTCGTCGCTGGGCGGCCAGGAGAACGCGTTCACCAGCTACGACTACACCGCCTATTTCCAGCGCGTCGCCCGCGACCACCTCTCGACGATGATGGCCTTCGAGGCCGACCGGATGAGCGGCCTCGTGCTCGACGATGCCGTGGTGGCGCCCGAGCGCGACGTGGTGCTGGAGGAGCGCCGGATGCGGGTCGAGACCGACCCGTCCGCCCAGCTCTCCGAGGCGATGGCCGCCTCGCTGTTCGTGCACCATCCCTACGGCATCCCGATCATCGGCTGGATGCACGAGATCGAGGAACTGAACCGCACCCACGCGATCGACTACTACAAACGCTTCTACACCCCCGAGAACGCCATCCTCGTGGTCGCCGGCGACGTGACGCCCGACGAGGTGCGGCGCTTGGCCGAGGACACCTACGGCCGGGTGGCGCCGCAGGGCGCGCGGCCCGTGCGGGGGCGCCCGCGCGAGCCCGATCCGCGGGCGATGCGCCGCATCGCGGTCGCCGACCCGAAGGTCGAGCAGCCGACCTTCCAGCGGCTCTATCTCACCCCCTCCTGCATGACCGCCCGCGACGGCGAGGGCCACGCGCTCGAACTGCTCGCCGAGGTGATCGGCGGCGGCGCGACCTCGTTCCTCTACCGCAAGCTGGTGCTGGAGATGGGCGTCGCGGTGAATGCCGGCGCCTGGTACATGGGCTCGGCCATCGACGACACGCGCTTCGCCGTCTACGCCGTGCCGGCCGAGGGCGTGACCCTGGAGGCCCTGGAGGAGCACGTCGACCGCGTGCTGCGCCGCGCCCCCGAGGCGCTCGACCCGGAGGCGATCGAGCGGGCCAAGATCCGGC from Methylorubrum populi includes these protein-coding regions:
- a CDS encoding dicarboxylate/amino acid:cation symporter, which translates into the protein MAHSATHDTGAHGAPVPWYRVLYIQVLIAIVLGVLLGWYHPEWGKSLKWLGDGFIALIKMLIAPIIFCTIVHGIASIGDLKKVGRVGLKALIYFEVVSSVALLVGILVGEIIQPGAGFGADVSKLDAKAVEGYASKAAADSTVAHILGIIPKSFFDAFATGDLLQVLLIAVLTGVVLTGMGEKGAGITHGIDAAGQVFFRIIGLVVKLAPIGAFGAMAFTVGQYGIGKVIDLAWLVGTFYTTSLLFIFVVLGGIAAMAGFSIFKFLAYIKDELLIVLGTSSSETVLPHMMTKMKRLGASDSVVGLVIPTGYSFNLDGTNIYMTLTTLFLAQAVGADLSVGQYATIFLVAMLTSKGASGVTGAGFITLAATLAAIPGNPVPVAAMTLVLGVDKFMSECRALTNLIGNGVATVVVSRWEGELDRKKLAQVMAHPVSIGTEISDEAPEGPGENSTTTTAPKAVAAQ
- the lspA gene encoding signal peptidase II yields the protein MTPFRSGLAALLATLVLDQASKLWLHLGTDLVMTQPWRLGPFADFVVVWNRGVSYGLFQQEGGLGRWLLVALSLAAAVGLSAWMLRAGSRFLAVALGLIVGGALGNAIDRAAYGAVFDFVHLHAGAWSWYVFNVADAAIVAGVIGLLLDSLRPSPSPVARAPRADVSEGRDRPRS
- the ileS gene encoding isoleucine--tRNA ligase; this translates as MSDQNDAVPAAARDYSRTLFLPRTDFPMRAGLPTREPLLLERWKSIGLYEKIRAAAKGRPRFVLHDGPPYANGNLHIGHALNKILKDVVVRSQGALGRDADYVPGWDCHGLPIEWKIEEQYRAKGKSKDEVPVLEFRRQCRAFAAEWLNIQREEFKRLGVTGDWDRPYATMAYPAEARIAAELMKFAESGQLYRGSKPVMWSVVEKTALAEAEVEYEEHVSDTVFVAFPIRDGAPADLAGARVVIWTTTPWTLPANRAVAYSKRVAYGLYRVTAAAEDNWARVGDAYLLADALADGVFKAARVEAFERVADVPAASLAGLTLSHPLAGFDPGYGFPVPMLEGEHVTDEAGTGFVHTAPSHGREDFEVWMASGRRLTQAGIDTRIPYTVDADGALTEEAFGFTGRRVFTEKGEKGDANKAVIAALTEAGALVARGVLRHQYPHSWRSKKPVLFRNTPQWFIAMDRPVEALGNRTLRETALHAIEETQWVPPQGKNRINGMVAGRPDWVVSRQRAWGVPITVFVERETGAVLRDEAVNARIAQAFAQEGADAWFADGAAERFLAPEHDPAKYEKVTDVLDVWFDSGSTHAFVLDDPQAFPGLAGIRRAVDGGPDQVMYLEGSDQHRGWFQSSLLESCGTKGRAPYDVVLTHGFVLDARGEKMSKSRGNVVAPQNVIKESGADILRLWVAAADYSDDLRIGPEIVKTFAETYRKLRNSLRWMLGSLAHRVPGDDVPFAQMPELERFILHRLAQLDGEIREAYAAYDTKRIVALLNGFMTGDLSAFYFDVRKDALYCDPISSATRRAALQVIDEAFRRVTIWLAPVLAFTAEEAWLDRYPSQDGSVHLQTLPDTPAEWRDDALAARWQKVRKVRRVVTGALEIERAAKRIGAGLEAAPTVYVADPDLLGALDGVDFADVCITSAITVRAGEGPAGAFRLDEVKGVAVVPERAEGTKCARSWRVTPAVGSDPDYPEVTPRDARALREWDAAHPGAGAV
- a CDS encoding pitrilysin family protein; this translates as MHLYRKAIAPVGPQRGLNHAGRVDAAPFGRSEAGGPEVSAFVLDNGLDVVVVPDHRAPVATHMIWYRNGSADDPIGRSGIAHFLEHLMFKGTERHPAGAFSKAVSSLGGQENAFTSYDYTAYFQRVARDHLSTMMAFEADRMSGLVLDDAVVAPERDVVLEERRMRVETDPSAQLSEAMAASLFVHHPYGIPIIGWMHEIEELNRTHAIDYYKRFYTPENAILVVAGDVTPDEVRRLAEDTYGRVAPQGARPVRGRPREPDPRAMRRIAVADPKVEQPTFQRLYLTPSCMTARDGEGHALELLAEVIGGGATSFLYRKLVLEMGVAVNAGAWYMGSAIDDTRFAVYAVPAEGVTLEALEEHVDRVLRRAPEALDPEAIERAKIRLVAETVYSSDSQSSLARIYGSALAIGETVEEVRRWPAEIEAVTRERLVAVAARYLVPARSVTGYLTKARETGLSAA
- the thrS gene encoding threonine--tRNA ligase encodes the protein MPILTFPDGNTRAYDAAVTGRTVVEGIAKSLAKRTVAMALDGTVRDLDAAIERDAAIEFISRDDPRALELIRHDCAHVLAEAVQALWPGTQVTIGPVIENGFYYDFARAEPFTPEDFPKIEAKMREIVSRDAPFTKEVWKRDDVKTLFADRGESYKVELVDAIPPGEDLKIYRQGAWFDLCRGPHMTSTGKVGTAFKLMKVAGAYWRGDAGNPMLTRIYGTAWASQGDLDAYLHRLEEAERRDHRRLGKEMDLFHFQEEGPGVVFWHAKGWTIFQALIAYMRRRLKGDYAEVNAPQILDKSLWETSGHWGWYRENMFAAQSAGEEAEDKRWFALKPMNCPGHVQIFKHGLKSYRDLPLRMAEFGVVHRYEPSGAMHGLMRVRGFTQDDAHIFCTEDQLAAECLKINDLILSTYADFGFDQILVKLSTRPEKRVGSDALWDHAEAVMTRVLAQIEEQSGGRIKTAVNPGEGAFYGPKFEYVLRDAIGRDWQCGTTQVDFNLPERFDASYIDADSQKKPPVMIHRAICGSMERFTGILIEHFAGHFPLWLAPVQVVVATITSEADSYAREVVRVLERAELRVEADLRNEKINYKVREHSLAKVPVLLALGRREAEERTVSVRRLGSQKTTTLDLDAALAAFVEEATSPDRRRAEAAAESRPSTGTVLDGQHGEQPAP